In Lascolabacillus massiliensis, a single genomic region encodes these proteins:
- a CDS encoding glycosyltransferase family 4 protein, producing MNNKKKNILFLLHLPPPVHGSSIVGETIKNSILINSQFHGRYINLLLSRKVDDTGKIKTSKTFRFILSWFHLLGKLIHRRPNLCYFALTTTGAGFRKDVMLVSLLRLFRVKILYHIHNRGITLENKKWFNNLLYRFVFRNQKVILLSENLYYDVEKYVPHKNVFICPNGIKDYQPTTELLSLPDIKPFNILFFSNLMLEKGVFVLIDACAKLHEKGIYFRCDFVGGEADVSKEQFCKYVEQRGLSEHIQYLGKRYGKLKVMTFEQADVFVLPSKCDCFPLVLLEAMQHRLPIITANVGGMPDMVEDGYNGYLLDKYDDADTLADRLEYLFYRPELRRRMGINGRIKYERNFTIEIFEKRLLSILQQVIN from the coding sequence ATGAATAATAAAAAGAAAAACATACTTTTTTTGCTGCACCTGCCACCTCCGGTTCATGGATCATCTATAGTGGGAGAGACTATCAAGAATAGCATATTAATAAATAGTCAATTTCATGGAAGGTATATAAATCTGCTCTTATCCAGAAAAGTGGATGATACTGGTAAAATCAAAACTAGTAAGACATTCAGATTCATTTTATCATGGTTTCATCTGCTTGGAAAATTGATTCATCGAAGGCCTAATCTGTGCTACTTTGCTTTAACTACTACAGGAGCAGGCTTCAGAAAAGATGTGATGTTAGTATCCTTATTACGTCTGTTCAGGGTCAAGATATTGTATCATATACATAATAGAGGAATTACTCTTGAAAATAAAAAATGGTTTAATAATTTACTCTATCGTTTTGTATTTAGAAACCAGAAGGTAATACTGCTTTCAGAGAACCTATATTATGATGTAGAGAAATATGTACCGCATAAAAATGTGTTCATATGCCCTAATGGCATTAAGGATTATCAACCTACAACAGAATTACTTTCTCTGCCGGATATAAAACCTTTTAATATACTGTTTTTTTCTAATCTGATGCTTGAAAAGGGAGTATTTGTGCTTATTGATGCTTGTGCAAAATTACATGAAAAAGGCATTTATTTTCGATGTGACTTTGTTGGTGGTGAAGCAGATGTATCAAAAGAGCAGTTTTGTAAATATGTCGAACAGAGAGGTTTATCTGAGCATATTCAATATCTGGGTAAAAGATATGGAAAACTAAAGGTTATGACTTTCGAACAGGCAGATGTGTTCGTATTGCCATCTAAATGTGATTGTTTTCCTTTGGTTCTACTAGAAGCTATGCAGCATAGACTACCTATTATAACTGCTAATGTCGGAGGAATGCCCGATATGGTAGAAGATGGCTATAATGGGTATTTATTAGATAAATATGATGATGCTGATACCTTGGCGGATAGGCTTGAATATTTATTTTACAGACCTGAACTGCGAAGGCGTATGGGAATTAATGGAAGAATAAAATATGAAAGAAATTTTACAATTGAAATTTTTGAAAAGAGGTTGCTTTCTATTTTACAACAAGTTATAAATTAA
- a CDS encoding glycosyltransferase family 4 protein: MSKIYQIISSIQLGGAELVAFNLARFCGKYLGDGVELELIEIYPTNSSYAQSKKEELKSDNIKVTTLFKGQKRVSLIFAPLKLFMHIRKEKPDIIHSHTDLPDFVLSVLLRMFRLLKLNFPKIVRTIHNTQLWRSHHLLGKITESALFNESVVSVSSYAMVAYEELRRKYNLQISDDRQIIYNGCPVPGKIAHPFKIDNNKINIAFCGRFEDYKGMETVISALNYIGEKYPDNFLFHLIGDGTYKNKLFNLAEERSDLILYNPVPNVSNMLYAFDFLFMPSHFEGLGLTSIEASLAHTPVIASFAPGLDETLPDNWPLRFHLNNDDELYSIFDKIYKREYDMGKIREIAFDFVINKFSLDKMIQRYSNLYSRML; the protein is encoded by the coding sequence ATGAGTAAAATTTATCAAATAATTTCGTCGATTCAGTTAGGAGGAGCAGAATTAGTTGCTTTCAATCTTGCCAGGTTTTGTGGAAAATATCTGGGAGATGGAGTTGAGTTGGAACTTATTGAAATTTATCCAACTAACAGTAGTTATGCACAGAGTAAAAAGGAGGAACTTAAATCTGATAATATAAAGGTTACAACGCTTTTTAAAGGGCAAAAACGTGTAAGTCTTATTTTTGCTCCATTAAAACTATTTATGCATATCAGAAAGGAAAAACCTGATATTATCCATTCTCATACCGACTTGCCCGATTTTGTTTTATCTGTTCTGTTAAGGATGTTCAGGTTATTAAAACTGAATTTCCCTAAAATTGTACGTACAATACACAATACACAACTTTGGCGTTCGCACCATTTATTAGGAAAAATTACTGAATCAGCACTTTTCAATGAAAGTGTGGTCTCTGTATCTTCTTACGCTATGGTTGCATATGAAGAACTCAGGAGAAAGTATAATCTTCAAATTTCAGATGATAGACAAATTATTTATAACGGCTGTCCAGTACCCGGTAAAATAGCACATCCATTTAAAATAGATAATAATAAAATTAATATAGCTTTTTGTGGTCGCTTTGAAGATTACAAAGGAATGGAAACAGTTATCTCTGCATTGAATTACATAGGAGAAAAATATCCGGATAACTTTCTATTTCACTTAATTGGAGATGGAACTTACAAAAACAAATTATTTAATCTTGCAGAAGAGAGGAGCGATTTAATATTATATAATCCGGTTCCCAATGTTTCAAATATGCTTTATGCATTTGATTTCCTATTCATGCCATCACATTTCGAAGGTCTTGGGCTAACCTCAATTGAGGCTTCTTTGGCTCATACACCTGTTATTGCGTCTTTTGCCCCTGGATTGGATGAAACTTTACCTGATAACTGGCCATTAAGATTTCATCTTAATAATGATGATGAGTTGTATTCCATTTTCGATAAGATATACAAGAGAGAATATGACATGGGAAAAATAAGAGAGATAGCCTTCGATTTTGTAATTAATAAATTTTCACTAGATAAAATGATTCAGCGTTATTCAAATTTATATTCAAGAATGCTATGA